Proteins from a genomic interval of Pelagibaculum spongiae:
- a CDS encoding acyloxyacyl hydrolase gives MQRLIAILLLCSFSTLGFALPVKTWSLAPDQLSLGYGQNVGDKRLTAQDLRLALQWQVVEWPIAHSGWQLEGHLVTSLNQWNSSLDPDKASSYGSNSIAALMLLPSVRLAKAFGPSNNFIEAGVGGGFMSGKALKKNANSPVDKSSSFNFELMAGAGSRFGSRQQYEINFKWLHYSNANMKTPNESLNFQVLSFGYWY, from the coding sequence GCTGTGTTCATTTTCTACGCTAGGGTTTGCTTTGCCAGTCAAAACTTGGAGCTTGGCTCCTGATCAATTGTCACTCGGTTATGGTCAGAATGTGGGTGATAAGCGCCTTACTGCACAAGATCTTCGGCTAGCATTGCAGTGGCAAGTAGTTGAGTGGCCAATTGCACATTCGGGTTGGCAGCTGGAAGGGCATTTGGTGACTAGTCTAAATCAATGGAACAGTTCACTTGATCCTGATAAAGCTTCCAGTTATGGCAGTAATTCAATTGCCGCCTTAATGTTACTGCCTAGCGTACGGCTAGCCAAAGCCTTCGGCCCATCGAATAATTTTATCGAAGCAGGTGTTGGTGGCGGTTTTATGTCGGGCAAGGCATTGAAAAAAAATGCTAATTCCCCAGTAGATAAAAGTTCGTCATTCAACTTTGAATTAATGGCAGGTGCGGGTAGCCGCTTTGGTAGTAGGCAGCAGTATGAAATTAATTTTAAATGGCTGCACTATTCTAATGCCAATATGAAAACACCTAACGAAAGCTTGAATTTCCAGGTGCTGAGTTTTGGCTATTGGTATTAA